In Jatrophihabitans endophyticus, one DNA window encodes the following:
- a CDS encoding UPF0182 family membrane protein, with protein MRPPIPNVMLSRRAKIALSVVAALIVLLVLVVKLSGTYIDYLWFGEVHARGVFSTVLWTRLVLFLVFGALMALIIGGNLAVAYLVKPPFRPLSPEQQNLQNYVQLVEPRRKLILAVAAVIAFLAAGASAQGDWAAWQLWLNGQDFGTTDPQFHLDVSFFAWDYPVYRLLLGFGFTAVIFSLILAIGIHYLTGAIRLQTPGPKITIAARRHITILVFAFMLMKAVAYWLDRYGLVFSERSRFTGASYTDVNSALPAKTILFWITLILAVGVLASIWLRSSLLPGIGFVVLLVLSILMGGVYPAIVQSVSVQPNASTKEAPYIARNIEATRQGYGIVTKSGGTRNDPNGTVSYKKYDLAANPDRSKLVSSDPTLSNLRVLDPNVVSPTFTQQQAQQASGVYGFPAKLDVDRYASQGTGSAADTKDDYIVGVRELKASNLSGNQTNWINQHTNYTHGYGFVAAKASSGIVNASSYADGGIPQTGSLNTAAKLRTPQVYFGELMSDYAIVGAKGTPREFDGEGKKVTYQGTGGISLSSPLTKLAFALDDKETNFLLNDAVGADGAHVLINRDPRERVKKTAPFLNVDGDPFPFVDSSTGHIVWMVDAYTTTANYPYSERRTLSDLTDSSLTRTNRNPGQADQQVNYIRNSVKATVDAYDGTVKLYQWDTKDPVLKTWMKVFPGLVKKNSTMPQSVRDHVRYPEDLFEVQRGLLEQYHVDSSTTFYNQSDKWTIPTDPAATSGDQPPYYVLANSQTTGVTGAQFQLTTPMKVNNKPSLAAYVTVDSDPSAYGQMTILNGFDATVEGPEQVANDFQNDPAITEYRTNQRNGGSTVILGNLLTLPLNGSFLYAQPMYVQRENGNYPLLQRVQISFDGKVGFGATVEDALTDIRQNVRAGTTTGTDDGTTPSGTPTPGSSPSTSPSTSPSGSPSSGSATTPSTRDIAGLAQQARAAKSALDEAYASKDQARIGAAQAKYNKATDQLLAAIARSASASSSTSKAAPTSSPSR; from the coding sequence ATGCGGCCACCCATCCCGAACGTGATGCTGTCGCGCCGGGCGAAGATCGCCCTGTCGGTCGTCGCGGCCCTGATCGTGCTGCTCGTGCTGGTGGTCAAGCTGTCGGGCACCTACATCGACTACCTCTGGTTCGGTGAGGTCCACGCGCGCGGCGTCTTCAGCACCGTGCTGTGGACCCGGCTGGTGCTCTTCCTCGTCTTCGGGGCGCTGATGGCGCTGATCATCGGCGGCAACCTCGCGGTCGCCTACCTGGTGAAGCCGCCGTTCCGACCGCTGTCGCCGGAGCAGCAGAACCTGCAGAACTACGTGCAGCTGGTCGAGCCGCGCCGCAAGCTGATCCTCGCCGTCGCCGCGGTCATCGCGTTCCTCGCCGCCGGCGCGTCGGCGCAGGGCGACTGGGCCGCCTGGCAGCTGTGGCTGAACGGGCAGGACTTCGGCACGACCGACCCGCAATTCCACCTGGACGTCTCGTTCTTCGCCTGGGACTACCCGGTGTACCGGTTGCTGCTGGGCTTCGGCTTCACCGCCGTGATCTTCTCGCTCATCCTCGCGATCGGCATCCACTACCTGACCGGCGCGATCCGGTTGCAGACGCCGGGCCCGAAGATCACCATCGCCGCCCGCCGGCACATCACGATCCTGGTGTTCGCCTTCATGCTGATGAAGGCCGTCGCCTACTGGTTGGACCGCTACGGGCTGGTCTTCTCCGAGCGCAGCCGCTTCACCGGCGCCTCCTACACCGACGTCAACTCGGCGCTGCCGGCCAAGACCATCCTGTTCTGGATCACGCTGATCCTCGCCGTCGGCGTGCTGGCGAGCATCTGGCTGCGCAGCTCGCTGCTGCCCGGCATCGGCTTCGTGGTGCTGCTCGTCCTGAGCATCCTGATGGGCGGCGTCTACCCGGCGATCGTCCAGAGCGTGTCCGTCCAGCCCAACGCCAGCACCAAGGAAGCGCCGTACATCGCGCGCAACATCGAGGCCACCCGGCAGGGGTACGGCATCGTCACCAAGTCCGGCGGGACGAGGAACGATCCCAACGGCACGGTGAGCTACAAGAAGTACGACCTCGCCGCCAATCCCGATCGCAGCAAGCTGGTGTCCAGCGACCCGACGTTGTCCAACCTGCGGGTGCTCGACCCCAACGTGGTGTCGCCGACCTTCACCCAGCAGCAGGCGCAGCAGGCCAGCGGTGTCTACGGCTTCCCGGCCAAGCTCGACGTCGACCGCTACGCCTCCCAGGGCACCGGGTCGGCGGCCGACACCAAGGACGACTACATCGTCGGCGTGCGCGAGCTCAAGGCGTCCAACCTGTCGGGCAACCAGACGAACTGGATCAACCAGCACACCAACTACACCCATGGCTACGGCTTCGTCGCGGCCAAGGCGAGCAGCGGGATCGTCAACGCGAGCAGCTACGCCGACGGCGGCATCCCGCAGACGGGGTCGCTCAACACCGCGGCGAAGTTGCGGACCCCCCAGGTGTACTTCGGCGAGCTGATGTCGGACTACGCCATCGTCGGGGCGAAGGGGACCCCCCGCGAGTTCGACGGCGAAGGCAAGAAGGTCACGTACCAGGGCACGGGCGGCATCTCGCTGTCGAGCCCGCTCACCAAGCTCGCCTTCGCGCTCGACGACAAGGAGACGAACTTCCTGCTCAACGACGCGGTCGGTGCCGACGGCGCGCACGTGCTCATCAACCGCGACCCCCGCGAGCGCGTCAAGAAGACGGCCCCGTTCCTCAACGTGGACGGCGATCCGTTCCCGTTCGTCGACTCGTCCACGGGGCACATCGTGTGGATGGTCGACGCGTACACGACGACGGCGAACTACCCGTACTCGGAGCGGCGGACGCTCTCCGACCTCACCGACAGCTCGCTGACCCGCACGAACCGCAATCCCGGCCAGGCCGACCAACAGGTCAACTACATCCGCAACTCGGTCAAGGCCACCGTCGACGCGTACGACGGCACCGTGAAGCTCTACCAGTGGGACACCAAGGACCCGGTGCTCAAGACGTGGATGAAGGTCTTCCCCGGCCTGGTCAAGAAGAACTCGACGATGCCGCAGAGCGTGCGTGACCACGTGCGCTATCCCGAGGACCTGTTCGAGGTGCAGCGTGGGCTGCTCGAGCAGTATCACGTGGACAGCTCGACGACGTTCTACAACCAGTCCGACAAGTGGACGATCCCCACCGACCCGGCCGCGACGTCCGGTGACCAGCCGCCGTACTACGTGCTCGCCAATTCCCAGACCACGGGCGTGACGGGCGCACAGTTCCAGCTCACCACGCCCATGAAGGTCAACAACAAACCGAGTCTCGCGGCCTACGTCACCGTCGACAGCGACCCGTCCGCCTACGGTCAGATGACGATCCTCAACGGCTTCGACGCGACCGTCGAGGGGCCCGAGCAGGTCGCGAACGACTTCCAGAACGACCCGGCCATCACCGAGTACCGCACCAACCAGCGCAACGGCGGGTCGACGGTCATCCTGGGCAACCTGCTCACGTTGCCGCTCAACGGCAGCTTCCTCTACGCGCAACCCATGTACGTGCAGCGGGAGAACGGCAACTATCCGCTGCTGCAGCGAGTGCAGATCTCCTTCGACGGCAAGGTCGGTTTCGGCGCGACGGTCGAGGACGCGTTGACCGACATCAGGCAGAACGTGCGCGCCGGCACCACGACCGGCACCGACGACGGCACCACGCCGTCGGGCACCCCGACCCCGGGGTCGTCCCCGTCCACCAGCCCGTCGACGTCGCCGTCCGGATCGCCGTCGAGCGGGTCGGCGACGACGCCGTCGACCCGTGACATCGCGGGGCTCGCACAGCAGGCGCGGGCGGCGAAGTCGGCGCTGGACGAGGCGTACGCGTCGAAGGACCAGGCCCGTATCGGTGCGGCGCAGGCGAAGTACAACAAGGCCACCGACCAGTTGCTCGCCGCGATCGCGCGCAGCGCCTCGGCGTCGTCGTCGACGTCGAAGGCCGCACCGACGTCCTCACCGAGCAGATGA
- a CDS encoding beta strand repeat-containing protein, with amino-acid sequence MLIELVLAAQLHAANGGSGTGGDASGHGGSGKTGSGGNSGSSSSSSHSSSSSSSGSTSTHSGGSSQSGGSGDADSSPTSTSHSGDAGGGSTSGSSGSSGNGSSHGGNGGGTGGGTGGAVVRHESGSSGSVNGKSGGGTSGSASSSTSGGTSSGSTGSASTRNSSNGGNSGSSNSNSSGSSHASSGSGGNSGDSGSGQGKGDTHSGAAGSGGSGAGGSSRGSGSSGATGDGGGSGTAESRGDSSSTSRSGDTTTSTEGSSRSGDSGSATSGQHASASSGDAGGGHVTGGSGTTGQAHGRTEDVDVASAGSDDASDGGGSGGVSMVASSGNSGNVTGTASGGHTGSASAVSTGPTHSGSSGSATTANTSNGGDSGTANSGSQAVSGATTGSGGSSGDSGSGRGTSTSGSGGSGDGDDTSGGSSGGSGSGGDATADGSSGDTGSGGDSGAANSAATSDGSAHSGSTTTTTSGDSQSGSSGSASSHQDATADSGDADGGTVTGRSGDTGDVTGSIDGSGDATGGGGSGGTSMVLTSGNSGDVDGSADGGTSGPATATTSGDTTSGSTGNASTHNTSTGGDSGAATGTSTGTSTATTGAGGDSGGSGAGTGTATTSSGDTGGSGTATGTGGSGDGGTATGSGESGTTGTGGDSAAATSASSSRGDATSGDTATTTSGSSRSGSSGDANSEQTATATSGHAGGGSVDGRSGDTGDVTGTMGRTGSTTGGGGSGGSSMVLTSGDSGDVTGHAGGGTSGAATATTSGDTTSGSTGNASTTNTSTGGDSGAASGRSTGTSGATTGRGGSSGDSGSATGSAGTSSGDTAGSGSASTANGTGGSGAGGTATGAGHSGDTGSGGSSGDASSDADSWASGTSGSTDTTTSGDSWSGDSGAATSTQGASARSGDADGGTVTGRSGDTGTVTGTNGGSGSTEGGGGSGASSTTLRSGDSGDVTGSADGGTSGPASATTAGNTTSGSTGAATTSNRSTGGDSGAASGRSTGTSGATTGAGGSSGDSGTATADSSSGSGSTGGGGTAEGTGGSGNGREATSDATSGDTGTGGDSGAADSSATSEGTAASGDTATHSSGDAWSGSSGAADSTQNATATSGHAAGGSVAGTSGDTGAVSGSGGSGSTSGGGGSGSSSVDMTSGDSGAVTGTAGGGHSGAATATAAGDTSSGNTGAASTANTATGGDSGAATGTSTATSGALSGAGGSSGDSGSADGSATTSSGDTGGSSSGGNGTGGSGAGGTATGTADSGDTGDGGVSGDASSDADSSASGTSGDTTTSTTGDSQSGSSGDATSSPTVTATSGDAEGGTVTGTSGSSGAVSGESGSGDAGNGGTGSSTSSTTSGDTGSVDGTAGGGTSGDATARSTGDTWSGDTGAARTGNTATGGDSGAATGTSEATSGAITGSGGGSGDSGDATADTSTGSGDTGGGTGTGGSGDGGDATGTAHSGTTGTGGDSGDADSTASSTADGTSGSTSTTTSGDSRSGDSGTASSQPQVDATSGGATGGSVTGTSGDSGTVTGSGSGSSGSSGSGGTGASSSESSSGDTGDVTGTAGGGTSGDATAGAAGDTWSGDTGDASTTNTSTGGNSGSATGTSTATSVATSGNGGNSGDSGTADATGATSSGDTGGSGSGSSGGSGSGGSAEGTGTSGDTGDGGNSGDATSSADSSADASSGDTDTSTDGDSQSGDSGDASSQPQVDATSGDAEGGSVTGTSGDSGTVDGSGGSGPSSGSGGTGGSDESGDSGDTGAVTGEAGGGTSGSATSGASGDTGSGDTGSATTGNSSTGGDSGSATSTSNSGSTATTGNGGDSGNSGSSSGSGSSGSGSTGGGTGTGGGTGTGGGTGTDGGTGTGGGTGTGGGTGSDAGADTGSGSGTEAAAASAPAGRHAAALTSAPRGAGAMVVGASATTVGAMAYTGVSAVNWAIGGALLLVIGLILLMAGRLRRTES; translated from the coding sequence ATGCTCATCGAACTGGTTCTGGCTGCCCAGCTCCACGCAGCCAACGGAGGATCCGGCACCGGCGGCGACGCCAGCGGCCACGGCGGATCCGGCAAGACCGGCTCCGGAGGCAACTCCGGCAGCTCCTCGTCCTCGTCGCACTCGTCCAGCAGCTCGTCCTCGGGCAGCACGTCGACGCACAGCGGCGGCTCGTCGCAGTCCGGCGGCTCCGGCGATGCCGACAGCTCGCCGACCAGCACGTCGCACAGCGGCGACGCCGGTGGCGGCTCCACCAGCGGCAGCTCCGGCAGCTCCGGCAACGGCAGCTCCCACGGTGGCAACGGCGGCGGCACGGGGGGCGGCACGGGTGGAGCTGTCGTCCGGCACGAGTCGGGGAGCTCCGGCTCGGTGAACGGCAAGTCCGGCGGCGGCACCAGCGGGTCCGCGTCCTCCTCGACGTCCGGGGGGACGTCGAGCGGGTCGACCGGCTCGGCCAGCACCCGCAACAGCTCGAACGGCGGCAACTCCGGCTCGTCGAACTCGAACTCGTCGGGCTCCTCGCACGCCTCCTCCGGCTCCGGTGGGAACTCCGGCGACTCGGGATCGGGTCAGGGCAAGGGCGACACGCACTCCGGTGCCGCCGGCTCCGGCGGCTCGGGCGCGGGCGGGTCGAGCCGCGGCAGCGGATCGTCCGGCGCGACCGGCGACGGCGGCGGCTCCGGCACCGCCGAGTCGCGCGGCGACTCGTCCTCGACGTCGCGCAGCGGCGACACCACGACCTCGACCGAGGGCTCGTCGCGCTCGGGCGACAGCGGGTCGGCGACCTCCGGGCAGCACGCCTCGGCCAGCAGCGGTGACGCCGGCGGCGGTCACGTGACCGGCGGCTCGGGCACCACCGGGCAGGCCCACGGCCGCACGGAGGACGTCGACGTCGCGAGCGCGGGCAGTGACGACGCCTCGGACGGCGGCGGCTCCGGCGGGGTCTCCATGGTCGCGAGCTCGGGGAACTCCGGGAACGTCACCGGCACCGCGTCCGGCGGCCACACCGGGTCGGCCTCGGCGGTCTCCACCGGTCCGACGCACTCCGGCTCGAGCGGCAGCGCGACGACGGCCAACACCAGCAACGGTGGGGACAGCGGGACGGCGAACTCCGGCTCGCAGGCCGTGTCCGGCGCCACCACCGGCAGCGGCGGCAGCTCCGGCGACAGCGGCTCGGGTCGCGGCACGTCGACCTCCGGGTCGGGCGGCAGCGGCGACGGCGACGACACGTCCGGGGGCAGCTCCGGCGGCTCGGGCAGCGGCGGCGACGCCACCGCCGACGGCAGCTCGGGCGACACCGGGTCCGGCGGCGACTCCGGCGCGGCGAACTCGGCCGCGACGTCGGACGGCAGCGCGCACAGCGGTTCGACCACCACCACGACGTCGGGCGACTCGCAGTCCGGCAGCAGCGGCAGCGCGAGCTCGCACCAGGACGCGACGGCCGACAGCGGCGACGCCGACGGCGGCACCGTCACCGGGCGCTCCGGCGACACCGGGGACGTGACCGGCTCGATCGACGGCAGCGGCGACGCCACCGGCGGCGGCGGCTCCGGCGGCACCTCGATGGTGCTCACGTCCGGGAACTCCGGCGACGTCGACGGCTCGGCCGACGGCGGGACCAGCGGCCCGGCCACGGCGACGACGTCGGGCGACACCACCTCGGGGTCGACCGGGAACGCGTCCACCCACAACACGAGCACCGGCGGCGACAGCGGCGCCGCGACCGGCACGTCCACCGGCACGTCGACGGCCACCACCGGTGCCGGCGGCGACTCCGGCGGCAGCGGCGCGGGTACGGGCACGGCCACCACGTCCTCGGGCGACACCGGCGGCAGCGGGACGGCCACCGGGACCGGCGGCTCGGGCGACGGCGGCACCGCGACCGGCAGCGGCGAGAGCGGCACCACCGGCACCGGGGGCGACTCCGCAGCGGCGACGTCGGCCTCGTCCTCGCGGGGTGACGCCACCAGCGGCGACACCGCCACCACCACCAGCGGCAGCTCGCGCTCGGGCAGCAGCGGCGACGCGAACTCCGAGCAGACCGCGACGGCCACCAGCGGGCACGCCGGCGGCGGCTCCGTCGACGGCCGCTCCGGCGACACCGGCGACGTCACCGGCACGATGGGGCGCACCGGCAGCACGACCGGCGGGGGCGGCTCGGGCGGCAGCTCCATGGTGTTGACGTCGGGTGACTCCGGTGACGTCACCGGCCACGCCGGCGGGGGCACGAGCGGTGCCGCCACCGCGACGACGTCGGGTGACACCACCTCCGGCTCGACCGGGAACGCGAGCACCACGAACACCAGCACCGGCGGCGACAGCGGGGCGGCCAGCGGCCGCTCGACCGGCACCTCCGGGGCCACCACCGGTCGGGGCGGCAGCTCCGGCGACAGCGGCTCGGCCACCGGCTCAGCCGGCACCTCGTCGGGCGACACCGCGGGCTCCGGCAGCGCCAGCACGGCCAACGGCACCGGCGGTTCGGGCGCGGGCGGCACCGCCACCGGCGCCGGCCACTCGGGTGACACCGGGTCCGGCGGCAGCTCGGGCGACGCGTCGTCGGACGCGGACTCGTGGGCGTCCGGGACGAGCGGCTCGACCGACACCACCACGTCGGGCGACTCGTGGTCCGGCGACAGCGGGGCCGCGACCTCGACCCAGGGCGCCTCGGCACGTAGTGGCGACGCGGACGGCGGGACCGTCACCGGTCGCTCCGGCGACACCGGCACGGTGACCGGGACCAACGGCGGTTCCGGCTCGACCGAGGGCGGTGGCGGCAGCGGTGCCTCGAGCACGACGTTGCGCTCCGGTGACTCCGGTGACGTGACCGGCTCCGCCGACGGCGGCACCTCCGGTCCGGCGTCGGCGACCACGGCGGGGAACACCACCTCGGGTTCCACCGGCGCGGCGACGACGTCCAACCGGAGCACCGGCGGCGACAGCGGTGCGGCATCGGGACGCTCCACCGGGACGTCCGGTGCCACCACGGGCGCCGGCGGCTCGTCCGGCGACTCGGGCACCGCAACGGCCGACAGCAGCAGCGGGTCCGGCTCGACCGGCGGCGGCGGCACGGCCGAGGGCACCGGCGGCTCCGGCAACGGCCGCGAGGCCACGTCGGACGCGACGTCCGGCGACACCGGCACCGGCGGCGACAGCGGCGCGGCCGACTCGTCGGCGACGTCCGAGGGCACGGCGGCCAGTGGCGACACCGCGACCCACAGCAGCGGTGACGCCTGGTCGGGCAGCAGTGGCGCCGCCGACTCCACGCAGAACGCGACCGCCACCAGCGGCCACGCCGCCGGCGGCAGCGTCGCCGGGACGTCGGGTGACACCGGCGCGGTCAGCGGCAGCGGCGGCAGCGGGTCGACCTCGGGCGGCGGCGGCAGCGGCAGCTCGTCGGTCGACATGACCTCGGGCGACTCCGGCGCCGTGACCGGCACGGCCGGCGGCGGCCACTCCGGTGCCGCCACGGCGACTGCAGCCGGCGACACGTCCTCCGGGAACACCGGCGCAGCGAGCACCGCGAACACGGCCACCGGTGGCGACAGCGGGGCGGCCACCGGCACCTCGACGGCGACGTCCGGTGCCCTGAGCGGCGCCGGTGGCTCGTCGGGCGACAGCGGCTCCGCCGACGGCTCGGCCACGACGTCCTCGGGCGACACCGGCGGCAGCAGCAGCGGCGGCAACGGCACCGGTGGGTCCGGGGCCGGCGGTACCGCGACCGGCACGGCCGACTCGGGTGACACCGGCGACGGTGGCGTCTCGGGCGACGCGTCGTCCGACGCCGACTCGAGCGCGTCGGGCACGAGTGGCGACACGACCACCAGCACCACCGGCGACTCGCAGTCGGGCAGCAGCGGCGACGCGACGTCCAGCCCGACCGTCACCGCGACCAGCGGTGACGCCGAGGGCGGAACCGTGACCGGCACGTCCGGGTCGAGCGGCGCCGTCTCGGGTGAGAGCGGCAGCGGCGACGCCGGCAACGGCGGCACCGGGTCCTCGACGAGCTCGACGACCTCGGGCGACACCGGGTCGGTCGACGGCACGGCCGGCGGCGGGACGTCGGGCGACGCCACGGCGCGCTCCACCGGCGACACGTGGTCCGGTGACACCGGCGCGGCGAGGACCGGGAACACGGCCACCGGCGGCGACTCCGGTGCCGCCACCGGCACCTCCGAGGCGACGTCCGGCGCGATCACCGGCAGCGGCGGCGGGTCCGGCGACTCGGGCGACGCGACGGCCGACACCTCGACCGGGTCCGGCGACACCGGCGGTGGCACCGGGACCGGCGGGTCGGGTGACGGTGGCGACGCCACCGGCACGGCGCACTCCGGGACGACCGGCACCGGCGGCGACTCCGGCGACGCGGACTCCACCGCGTCGTCCACCGCCGACGGCACGAGCGGTTCGACCTCGACGACGACGTCGGGCGACTCGCGTTCCGGGGACAGCGGCACCGCCTCGTCGCAGCCGCAGGTCGACGCGACCAGCGGCGGCGCCACCGGCGGTTCGGTGACCGGGACGTCCGGCGACAGCGGCACGGTCACCGGTTCGGGCAGCGGGTCCAGCGGTTCGTCGGGCAGCGGCGGCACCGGCGCCAGCTCGTCGGAGTCGTCCTCGGGCGACACCGGCGACGTCACCGGCACGGCCGGCGGCGGCACGTCCGGCGACGCGACGGCCGGGGCGGCCGGCGACACGTGGTCGGGTGACACCGGCGACGCGAGCACGACCAACACCAGCACCGGCGGGAACAGCGGCTCGGCCACCGGCACCAGTACCGCGACCTCCGTCGCGACCAGCGGCAATGGCGGGAACAGCGGCGACTCCGGCACGGCGGACGCCACCGGCGCGACCTCGTCCGGCGACACCGGCGGCTCGGGCAGCGGCTCGTCCGGCGGCTCCGGCTCCGGCGGCAGCGCCGAGGGGACCGGCACGTCCGGTGACACCGGCGACGGCGGGAACTCCGGCGACGCCACGTCCTCGGCGGACTCGTCGGCCGACGCCTCGTCCGGGGACACCGACACCTCGACCGACGGCGACTCGCAGTCCGGCGACAGCGGCGACGCCTCGTCGCAGCCGCAGGTCGACGCGACCAGCGGCGACGCCGAGGGCGGTTCGGTGACCGGGACCTCCGGCGACAGCGGCACGGTCGACGGTTCGGGCGGGTCCGGGCCGAGCTCCGGCTCGGGCGGCACCGGCGGCTCCGACGAGTCCGGCGACTCGGGCGACACCGGGGCCGTCACCGGCGAGGCCGGCGGCGGCACGTCGGGCTCGGCGACGTCCGGGGCGAGCGGTGACACCGGCAGCGGCGACACCGGTTCGGCGACCACGGGCAACAGCAGCACCGGCGGCGACTCCGGGTCGGCGACGTCCACGTCGAACTCCGGCTCCACCGCGACGACCGGCAACGGCGGCGACTCCGGCAACAGCGGGTCGTCGTCCGGGTCCGGCTCCAGCGGCTCGGGGTCCACCGGCGGTGGCACCGGCACGGGTGGTGGCACCGGCACGGGTGGTGGCACCGGCACGGATGGTGGCACCGGCACCGGTGGCGGGACCGGCACGGGCGGTGGGACCGGTTCCGACGCCGGCGCCGACACCGGGTCGGGCAGCGGCACGGAGGCTGCCGCGGCGAGCGCCCCGGCGGGTCGCCACGCGGCCGCGCTGACGTCGGCCCCTCGGGGTGCGGGCGCCATGGTGGTCGGGGCATCGGCGACGACCGTCGGCGCGATGGCCTACACCGGCGTCAGCGCGGTGAACTGGGCCATCGGCGGCGCGCTGCTGCTGGTCATCGGGCTGATCCTGCTGATGGCCGGCCGACTGCGGCGCACCGAGTCGTAG
- a CDS encoding MFS transporter yields MPRQSQRFGVVLFVLSLAAFMASLDVFIVNVAFDDIGTDFPGTTLSQLSWVLNAYAIVFAALLVPAGRIADRYGRKAGFLAGLALFTAASAACAAAPGVWWLTGFRVLQAVGAALLTPASLGLVVASAPAAHRARSVRIWAATGALAAALGPAVGGMLVEASWRWVFLVNVPVGVAAIGAAAVLVPRSRDDGATRLPDVLGAALLAVTIGVLTLGLVEGPDWGWAGGRTIAAWVVAGTGLLAFLLRSRRHPVPVVEPALVRVPAFAWANVTALLFAVPFAAALLTNILWMQQVWHYSAIRTGFAVAPGPLLVPVFAAVAHRLAARVPVGRLVSLGCLLLGVGAVLTSISVGPRPDYAGAVLPGWLVGGVGVGLALPAILSSATADLPQHRTATGSAIVTMSRQIGMALGVSLVVAVLGTPLGYAAAHDAFRRTWWTLAAVALLAALAAPAMTPRRDGRVAAAPAPAVGLPVG; encoded by the coding sequence ATGCCAAGACAAAGTCAGCGGTTCGGCGTCGTGCTCTTCGTGCTCTCCCTGGCCGCGTTCATGGCGAGCCTGGACGTCTTCATCGTCAACGTCGCGTTCGACGACATCGGCACCGACTTCCCCGGCACCACGCTGTCCCAGCTCTCCTGGGTGCTGAACGCCTACGCCATCGTGTTCGCGGCCCTGCTCGTGCCCGCGGGTCGGATCGCCGACCGGTACGGGCGCAAGGCGGGGTTCCTCGCCGGCCTGGCGCTGTTCACCGCGGCCAGCGCCGCCTGCGCCGCCGCGCCGGGCGTCTGGTGGCTGACCGGTTTCCGCGTGCTGCAGGCGGTGGGCGCGGCGCTGCTGACGCCGGCGAGTCTCGGCCTGGTCGTGGCCAGCGCGCCCGCTGCGCACCGGGCTCGCTCGGTGCGCATCTGGGCCGCGACCGGCGCCCTGGCGGCGGCCCTCGGCCCGGCGGTCGGCGGCATGCTCGTCGAGGCGTCGTGGCGGTGGGTCTTCCTGGTCAACGTCCCCGTCGGGGTGGCCGCCATCGGCGCGGCCGCGGTGCTCGTCCCCCGCTCGCGTGACGACGGCGCGACGCGCCTGCCCGACGTCCTGGGTGCAGCGCTACTCGCCGTCACGATCGGCGTACTCACGCTCGGGCTGGTCGAGGGGCCCGACTGGGGTTGGGCGGGCGGCCGGACGATCGCCGCGTGGGTGGTGGCCGGCACCGGGCTGCTGGCGTTCCTGCTGCGGTCGCGCCGCCACCCGGTCCCGGTCGTCGAGCCGGCACTCGTGCGGGTGCCGGCCTTCGCCTGGGCCAACGTCACCGCCCTGCTGTTCGCCGTGCCGTTCGCCGCCGCCCTGCTCACCAACATCCTCTGGATGCAGCAGGTCTGGCACTACTCGGCGATCCGGACCGGGTTCGCCGTCGCGCCCGGCCCGCTGTTGGTCCCGGTGTTCGCGGCGGTGGCGCACCGGCTCGCCGCCCGCGTCCCGGTGGGGCGGCTCGTCTCGCTCGGCTGCCTGCTGCTCGGAGTCGGCGCCGTCCTCACGTCGATCTCGGTGGGACCGCGGCCGGACTACGCGGGCGCCGTGCTGCCGGGCTGGCTGGTCGGCGGGGTGGGCGTCGGGCTCGCCCTGCCCGCCATCTTGTCGTCGGCGACCGCCGATCTGCCGCAGCACCGCACCGCGACGGGAAGCGCCATCGTCACCATGAGCCGGCAGATCGGGATGGCACTGGGCGTCAGCCTCGTCGTCGCCGTGCTCGGCACGCCGCTCGGTTACGCCGCCGCCCACGACGCGTTCCGCCGTACCTGGTGGACGCTCGCGGCCGTCGCCCTGCTCGCGGCCCTCGCCGCGCCGGCGATGACCCCGCGCCGGGACGGTCGGGTGGCGGCGGCGCCCGCGCCGGCGGTCGGGCTCCCGGTGGGCTGA
- a CDS encoding winged helix-turn-helix transcriptional regulator, which translates to MAADPARDGPVHDSAVLAGGLADRTAWRTDACPVGAALGVVGTRSAMLIMREAYYGTARFDDFAERVGISEAVAAARLRELTDAGLLRRVPYREPGSRTRHEYRLTEMGRDLAPVVLGLFEWGSRYLSPGGRPPLDLTHADCGAAVHVGVECDAGHDVALGELVFSPARRRRRDP; encoded by the coding sequence ATGGCTGCTGACCCGGCACGCGACGGCCCGGTGCACGACAGCGCCGTCCTGGCAGGCGGGCTCGCCGATCGCACCGCCTGGCGCACCGACGCCTGCCCGGTCGGTGCGGCGCTCGGCGTCGTGGGGACGCGCTCGGCCATGCTCATCATGCGCGAGGCCTACTACGGCACCGCCCGTTTCGACGACTTCGCCGAACGCGTCGGCATCTCCGAGGCCGTCGCCGCCGCCCGGCTGCGCGAGCTCACCGACGCGGGCCTGCTGCGCCGCGTCCCCTACCGCGAGCCCGGCAGCCGGACGCGGCACGAGTACCGGCTCACCGAGATGGGCCGTGACCTCGCGCCGGTCGTCCTCGGCCTGTTCGAGTGGGGCTCGCGCTACCTGTCCCCCGGCGGGCGGCCGCCGCTGGACCTCACCCACGCCGACTGCGGCGCGGCGGTGCACGTCGGCGTCGAGTGCGACGCCGGCCACGACGTCGCGCTGGGCGAGCTCGTCTTCTCCCCCGCGCGCCGGCGCCGCCGCGACCCCTGA